A single genomic interval of Nostoc commune NIES-4072 harbors:
- a CDS encoding Lin0512 family protein, giving the protein MARKRLIIEMGMGIDQHGQEPTVAASRAVRNAIAHNALPGVWEVAGLSHPNEMIIEVQVAVPYPEQVREEEVLAVLPFGQKTLTVESGGMIVQGRAIPELNDKNDEMLIAIAAVTVLIEDE; this is encoded by the coding sequence ATGGCACGTAAACGGTTGATTATTGAGATGGGGATGGGAATAGATCAGCATGGACAAGAACCAACAGTAGCAGCATCTAGGGCAGTAAGAAATGCGATCGCTCACAATGCTTTACCTGGTGTTTGGGAGGTTGCAGGTTTAAGTCACCCCAATGAAATGATTATAGAGGTTCAGGTAGCAGTTCCATACCCCGAACAAGTTAGGGAAGAAGAAGTACTAGCTGTACTACCATTTGGTCAAAAAACCCTTACCGTAGAATCTGGGGGGATGATAGTTCAAGGGCGGGCGATTCCCGAACTCAATGATAAAAATGATGAAATGTTAATTGCGATCGCTGCTGTTACAGTTCTAATCGAA
- a CDS encoding J domain-containing protein has translation MPRKNPPSHLTKETPLALSQLHIRLQFLEKEHQSLLKQIKRKRTELNNFVEQTRTFATEIFHKASPSFQKMAELDQDIHALFDEIFTTRKFGKQTLKNIEAVYLNLQLTGIISLKPNRKQFNKELEELFDNPDTESDFSSETAEGRHEHWQTKESVESQSVARTEDKRKIREIFLRLAEIFHPDKVKDSETQTYYTEIMKSINQAYQEGDLARLLEIERLQQVGEVIDNNSEDDLTRKCRTLSEQNQILLTQYENLKRELRLAKNTPEGTMVSDSRKAAKKGIDSMAIMVETIDNQINVISQIRDFVKDFKEQNITIKEFLAGPPDMHSADEEIMEDILEQMLLELIR, from the coding sequence ATGCCTCGAAAAAACCCTCCATCCCACTTAACGAAAGAAACTCCACTGGCTCTTTCCCAATTACATATCCGCTTACAATTTTTAGAAAAAGAACACCAATCGTTACTCAAACAGATTAAGAGAAAACGGACAGAACTGAATAACTTTGTTGAACAGACGCGAACTTTCGCAACAGAAATCTTTCATAAAGCCAGTCCCAGCTTCCAAAAAATGGCTGAGTTAGACCAAGATATTCATGCTCTATTTGATGAAATTTTCACTACCAGAAAGTTTGGTAAACAAACCCTCAAAAATATAGAGGCAGTTTACCTTAACCTCCAGTTGACGGGAATCATTAGTCTCAAACCGAATCGCAAACAATTCAATAAAGAGCTAGAGGAATTGTTTGACAATCCCGATACCGAATCAGATTTTTCCAGCGAAACTGCTGAAGGTCGCCATGAACATTGGCAAACAAAAGAATCTGTAGAATCTCAGTCTGTAGCTAGAACAGAAGATAAGAGAAAAATTCGGGAAATATTTCTGAGATTAGCTGAAATCTTTCACCCTGACAAGGTAAAAGACAGCGAGACACAGACATATTATACAGAAATCATGAAATCAATCAATCAAGCCTACCAAGAAGGTGATTTGGCAAGACTTTTAGAAATTGAGAGACTTCAGCAAGTTGGGGAAGTTATTGACAATAATAGCGAGGATGATTTAACTCGGAAATGTCGAACTCTTTCTGAACAAAACCAAATTCTCCTGACTCAATATGAAAACTTGAAACGGGAACTGCGTTTAGCAAAAAATACTCCAGAAGGAACGATGGTTTCTGATTCTCGTAAAGCTGCTAAGAAAGGTATTGACTCTATGGCTATTATGGTAGAAACTATAGACAATCAAATAAACGTTATTTCTCAGATTCGGGATTTTGTCAAGGACTTTAAAGAACAGAATATCACTATCAAAGAATTTCTTGCTGGCCCTCCAGATATGCACTCCGCAGACGAGGAAATTATGGAAGATATTTTGGAGCAGATGTTGTTAGAATTAATAAGATAG
- the ileS gene encoding isoleucine--tRNA ligase, whose translation MTESGSYKDTVNLPKTNFDMRANAIKREPEIQKFWEENKIYDRLSENNPGELFILHDGPPYANGSLHIGHALNKILKDIINRYQLLKGRKVRYVPGWDCHGLPIELKVLQNMKSAERQNLTSLQLRQKAEEFALTTVNDQRQNFQRYGIWGDWNHPYLTLKPEYEAAQIGVFGQMFLKGYIYRGLKPVHWSPSSKTALAEAELEYPEGHVSRSIYAAFAITSLAETIKPLLAEYQSDLGVAIWTTTPWTIPGNLAVAVNADLNYAVVEVSRPAGEAQNNFKYLIVAADLVERLSSTLGVELTVKATFKGNDLEHTTYRHPLYDRESPIVVGGDYITTESGTGLVHTAPGHGQEDYIVGQRYGLPILAPVDDNGNFTEEAGEFAGLNVLGDGNQAVIDALAAAGSLLKEEPYPHKYPYDWRTKKPTIFRATEQWFASVEGFREEALKAIATVKWIPAQGENRITPMVAERSDWCISRQRSWGVPIPVFYDEATGEVLLNEEIINHVQGIIAEKGSDAWWELSVEELLPESYRQNGKSYRRGTDTMDVWFDSGSSWAAVVQQRPELRYPADIYLEGSDQHRGWFQSSLLTSVAVNDIAPYKTVLTHGFALDEQGRKMSKSEGNTIDPNTIIEGGKNQKVEPAYGADVLRLWVSSVDYSGDVRIGKNIIKQMNDVRGKIRNTARFLLGSLDDFDPEKDTVPFEELPELDRYMLHRITEVFEEVTQAFENFQFFRFFQTVQNFCVVDLSNFYLDVAKDRLYISAKDAFRRRSCQTVLKIALDNLARAIAPVLSHTAEDIWQYLPYKTPYKSVFEAGWVLVEEKWRNPELAEFWSALRQLRTDVNKVLEQARIEKMIGSSLEAKALIHIPHKQLGDAIKAFNPVQGNGIDELRYLLLTSQVELLDSAEGLQGLEYTAQTEDWGIGVVKADGEKCVGKAYTKCIRCWNYSTYVGESVEHPLICERCVAALAGKF comes from the coding sequence GTGACCGAATCAGGAAGTTACAAAGATACTGTAAACCTACCCAAGACTAACTTTGATATGCGGGCAAACGCCATCAAGCGTGAGCCTGAAATCCAAAAATTTTGGGAAGAAAATAAAATTTACGATCGCCTTTCCGAAAATAACCCTGGCGAATTATTTATACTGCACGATGGGCCTCCCTACGCTAATGGCTCACTCCATATTGGTCATGCCTTAAATAAAATTCTCAAAGATATTATTAATCGCTACCAACTGCTAAAAGGGCGTAAAGTTCGCTACGTCCCTGGTTGGGATTGTCACGGTTTGCCAATTGAGTTAAAAGTTTTGCAGAACATGAAGTCAGCAGAACGGCAAAACTTAACATCTTTACAACTGCGCCAAAAAGCGGAAGAATTTGCTCTAACTACGGTAAATGACCAGCGCCAAAATTTTCAACGCTACGGTATTTGGGGTGATTGGAACCACCCTTATTTAACTCTGAAGCCGGAATATGAAGCGGCTCAAATTGGCGTGTTTGGTCAGATGTTCTTAAAAGGCTACATCTATCGCGGTTTGAAGCCTGTTCACTGGAGTCCCAGTTCTAAAACTGCTTTGGCTGAAGCTGAGTTGGAATATCCAGAAGGTCACGTTTCCCGCAGTATCTATGCAGCTTTTGCAATCACAAGTTTGGCGGAAACTATAAAACCACTGTTGGCAGAATATCAGTCAGATTTGGGTGTGGCTATTTGGACAACTACACCTTGGACGATTCCGGGGAATTTGGCTGTAGCGGTGAATGCAGATTTGAATTATGCAGTGGTGGAAGTTTCCCGCCCAGCAGGGGAGGCGCAAAATAATTTCAAATACTTAATCGTTGCTGCTGATTTAGTAGAACGTTTATCTTCAACCTTGGGAGTTGAGTTAACTGTAAAAGCCACCTTCAAAGGGAATGATTTAGAACATACTACTTACCGTCATCCTTTATATGACCGGGAAAGTCCGATTGTTGTGGGCGGTGATTACATTACTACTGAGTCGGGTACTGGGCTGGTACATACTGCCCCTGGTCATGGTCAAGAAGACTACATTGTTGGTCAACGCTACGGTTTACCCATCCTTGCACCAGTGGATGACAATGGCAATTTTACCGAAGAAGCGGGAGAATTTGCTGGGTTGAATGTGCTGGGTGATGGGAATCAGGCGGTGATTGATGCACTGGCTGCGGCTGGTTCTTTATTGAAGGAAGAACCATATCCCCATAAGTATCCTTATGATTGGCGGACGAAGAAGCCGACGATTTTCCGCGCCACTGAACAATGGTTTGCTTCCGTGGAAGGATTTAGAGAAGAAGCATTAAAGGCGATCGCCACGGTAAAATGGATTCCAGCCCAAGGTGAAAATCGCATCACGCCAATGGTAGCGGAACGTTCCGATTGGTGTATCTCTCGTCAACGGAGTTGGGGTGTACCCATTCCCGTTTTCTACGATGAAGCTACGGGGGAAGTACTGCTGAATGAGGAAATTATCAACCACGTTCAAGGAATTATTGCAGAAAAAGGTTCTGATGCTTGGTGGGAACTTTCAGTGGAGGAGTTATTACCCGAATCTTATCGTCAAAATGGCAAGTCTTACCGCAGAGGTACAGACACAATGGATGTATGGTTTGATTCTGGTTCATCTTGGGCGGCTGTCGTCCAACAGCGTCCAGAGTTACGCTACCCTGCTGATATATATTTGGAAGGTTCTGACCAACATCGCGGCTGGTTCCAGTCAAGTTTGCTCACCAGTGTAGCGGTAAATGACATTGCACCTTACAAAACTGTGCTAACTCACGGCTTCGCTTTGGACGAACAAGGGCGAAAGATGAGTAAGTCAGAAGGAAATACGATCGATCCAAATACAATCATTGAAGGCGGAAAAAATCAAAAAGTAGAACCGGCTTACGGTGCAGATGTATTGCGATTATGGGTGTCATCGGTAGACTACTCCGGCGATGTCCGCATTGGTAAAAACATCATCAAACAGATGAATGATGTCAGAGGCAAAATCCGCAATACGGCGCGGTTTTTGTTGGGTAGCTTAGATGATTTTGACCCGGAAAAAGATACAGTTCCCTTTGAGGAATTGCCAGAACTTGACCGTTATATGCTGCACCGCATCACCGAAGTATTTGAGGAAGTCACTCAAGCCTTTGAAAATTTCCAATTCTTCCGCTTTTTCCAAACAGTGCAGAATTTCTGCGTGGTAGATTTATCCAACTTTTATTTAGATGTTGCCAAAGATAGGCTGTACATCAGTGCAAAAGATGCTTTCCGCCGCCGCAGTTGTCAAACGGTGCTGAAGATAGCTTTAGATAATTTAGCACGAGCGATCGCACCAGTACTATCCCACACCGCCGAAGATATCTGGCAATATCTCCCCTACAAAACACCTTACAAATCGGTATTTGAAGCTGGTTGGGTACTAGTAGAGGAAAAATGGCGTAATCCAGAGTTAGCAGAATTTTGGTCAGCACTGCGACAACTCCGCACTGATGTTAACAAGGTGTTGGAACAAGCCAGGATAGAAAAAATGATTGGTTCCTCTCTGGAAGCGAAAGCTTTGATTCATATACCTCACAAACAGTTAGGCGATGCTATCAAAGCCTTTAACCCGGTTCAGGGTAACGGGATTGACGAACTGCGATATCTATTGCTGACTTCTCAAGTGGAATTATTAGATTCTGCTGAAGGTTTGCAAGGATTAGAATATACAGCGCAGACGGAAGATTGGGGAATTGGTGTGGTGAAAGCAGACGGGGAAAAGTGCGTTGGCAAAGCCTACACGAAGTGTATTCGCTGTTGGAACTACTCTACCTACGTTGGAGAATCAGTAGAACATCCCTTAATTTGCGAACGATGCGTTGCAGCCTTAGCCGGAAAGTTCTAG
- a CDS encoding histidine decarboxylase: MSNKVTKDLADFLVQIEQRSQFHAGYPYNLSCDYSAIAHFFKYLLNNAGDPYIEPDFGLHSRKFEQEVLSFFANLYKIPEDQFWGYVTAGGTEGNLYGMFLAREIYPNGILYSSQDSHYSIPKAAKLFRIQHNIVNSQINGEMDYNHFEQLLSDNRSNPVIINLNIGTTVKGAIDNLDKVLEILERNQIKDYYIHCDAALSGLILPFLDGAPQVNFQKPIDSIAISAKFIGSPLPCGVVLTKKKWVKKVETAIEYIGSTDTTILGSRNGHTPLILWYAVQTRGYDGLAREANICIDNAQYLFQQLQIREYPCILNSFSNTLVFQKPSQMLIKKWQLAVFEDWAHIIIMQNINQKKIDIFINELLQEEGLLDNVEDFQLQPVLH; this comes from the coding sequence ATGTCAAATAAAGTTACTAAAGACTTGGCAGATTTTTTGGTGCAAATAGAACAGCGATCGCAGTTTCATGCAGGTTATCCATATAATCTAAGTTGTGATTATAGTGCGATCGCACATTTTTTTAAATATCTATTAAATAATGCTGGAGATCCTTATATAGAACCAGATTTTGGCCTTCATTCTCGTAAGTTTGAGCAAGAAGTGTTATCTTTTTTTGCTAACCTCTATAAAATTCCAGAAGATCAGTTTTGGGGTTATGTTACTGCTGGTGGAACTGAAGGTAATTTATATGGAATGTTCTTAGCAAGAGAAATCTACCCGAATGGCATTCTTTACTCATCACAAGACTCTCATTACTCAATTCCCAAAGCAGCTAAATTATTCCGTATCCAACATAATATTGTTAATTCGCAAATTAATGGAGAAATGGATTATAACCATTTTGAACAACTACTTAGCGACAATCGTAGTAATCCAGTCATCATAAATTTAAATATTGGAACTACTGTCAAAGGTGCAATTGATAACTTAGACAAAGTTCTAGAAATTTTAGAGCGCAATCAGATTAAAGATTATTACATTCATTGTGATGCTGCACTTTCAGGATTAATATTACCGTTTTTAGATGGCGCACCGCAAGTTAATTTTCAAAAACCCATAGATAGTATAGCAATTTCTGCTAAATTTATTGGTTCTCCGTTACCTTGTGGTGTAGTTTTAACTAAGAAAAAATGGGTAAAAAAAGTTGAAACAGCAATTGAATATATTGGTTCAACAGATACAACGATTCTGGGATCTAGAAATGGTCACACTCCTCTAATTCTCTGGTATGCAGTGCAAACAAGAGGTTATGATGGATTAGCTAGAGAAGCAAATATTTGTATTGACAATGCTCAATACCTTTTCCAACAACTTCAAATAAGAGAATATCCATGCATATTAAATAGTTTTTCCAATACCTTAGTGTTTCAAAAACCTTCTCAAATGTTAATTAAAAAGTGGCAGTTAGCAGTTTTTGAAGATTGGGCACATATTATAATTATGCAGAATATTAATCAGAAGAAAATCGATATTTTTATTAATGAACTTTTGCAAGAAGAAGGATTACTTGATAACGTCGAGGATTTCCAGCTACAGCCAGTACTACACTAA
- a CDS encoding EAL domain-containing protein, with translation MLTKNSLQAEKNQRLVMPLPRTLSYLETWGFGLTGHVGWIGTAPIIHAVLGPKAILVWLFGTIISFLLNLQVQSLGRHWPDVAGGTPNYTTRLLKNFPSLGRYVALGYFFSWAAAPALYAIILTDLIKVNFETLGISCPETFLKVLFTAIPFILAFSGTRALALLHLFFVLPAILLLLLFCFQGVVWSAFSTTSFKVILTSTDSLSFEEWAKCFFLASYSIYACETTSSFVADSRHPYKTLQFLTIAAWLIPAVFLGASWVLMCSAPNPTIDNAFLTLVTASKPFWGESASFIVTLLITISCLLSAATAVSNSPRILYQLALDDQLSPIFTFVSPQGVLGPAILVTFLLSLLCLNLGNVPQLVTVAGTCYLVSIMGLHLGLWLCRGKPQVLWPWWSLSFFCVEAVVLIVGGLAWNWRYFLVGLLLPIILMIGDVALRRLNLEPLDLKWWTQHYNIRSSRNNQDFVVLQVIVLVSLICITATSSWLIRDLLDKNYHNIHNSLLAILLVTLSVAGVAIACWTTLPQIVAIDDARKQAKSLFITTLDTIPDTVLVLDENGKICQTNAAAEELFQTTIQQLIGKKLNQLLVSYCGKPEQWSIRSEQTLKINQGLLIVESTISQPFNSQLREYVVIIRDITKRKLVEKELVQYRHQLEQMVLERTVELIRVNQQLEQDIIKRQQAQDQLLHNSLHDGLTGLPNQRLFLERVQQAIERNQEQNKYLFAVLFLDLDRFKVVNDSLGHLLGNKLLIEISHRLKSVLRVGDIVARFGGDEFTILIEEIEDISTAIQVAERIKKVLALPFQLNEHRVFTNASIGIALSRADYEQAAQILRDADVAMYCAKSLGKARYEVFDGKMHEGASLLLELETALRNALLKPEEFCLDYQPIISLTTGKIIGFEALIRWHHPERGLVSPQDFIPLAEETGMIVSIGQWVLYEACHQMHKWHIQFPSSLPLTMSVNFSGKQITQPDVFKQVKHILDQTGLNPCTLKLEITETLLMDNFELATTVLSQLTAMNVELHMDDFGTGYSSLNYLHRLPIKTLKIDRSFVSNIGSRGENLEIIRAIVTLAHNLNMSVTAEGIETVEQLAQLKALQCDYGQGYFFLPAMESAEVETLLAANLCNKNFLKR, from the coding sequence ATGCTTACTAAAAATTCTCTACAGGCAGAGAAGAACCAACGCTTGGTAATGCCTTTACCACGAACTCTGAGTTATCTCGAAACCTGGGGCTTTGGCTTAACGGGTCATGTGGGATGGATTGGTACTGCCCCCATTATTCATGCAGTCTTAGGGCCTAAAGCTATCTTAGTTTGGTTGTTTGGCACGATCATTTCCTTTTTACTCAACTTGCAAGTACAAAGTCTAGGTAGACATTGGCCAGATGTCGCTGGGGGAACACCAAACTATACTACCAGGCTACTAAAGAACTTTCCTAGCTTAGGTCGTTACGTAGCATTAGGATACTTTTTTAGCTGGGCAGCAGCACCAGCACTGTATGCGATTATTCTCACAGACCTAATTAAAGTCAATTTTGAAACATTAGGTATTTCTTGTCCAGAGACTTTTTTAAAAGTTCTTTTTACAGCAATTCCTTTTATTTTGGCTTTCAGTGGCACTCGTGCTTTAGCACTGCTGCATTTATTTTTTGTATTGCCAGCCATTTTATTACTACTTTTGTTTTGTTTTCAAGGCGTAGTATGGTCAGCCTTCTCAACTACTAGTTTTAAAGTTATCCTAACTAGCACAGATAGCCTGAGTTTTGAAGAATGGGCAAAGTGTTTTTTTCTGGCCAGCTATTCAATTTATGCTTGTGAAACCACTTCTTCTTTTGTTGCTGATAGCCGCCACCCATATAAAACTTTGCAGTTTTTAACCATAGCTGCTTGGCTAATTCCTGCGGTGTTTTTAGGTGCTTCTTGGGTATTAATGTGTTCGGCTCCAAATCCAACAATAGACAATGCGTTCTTAACTCTGGTAACAGCTTCTAAGCCTTTTTGGGGTGAATCTGCCTCTTTTATAGTCACACTTCTCATTACTATATCCTGTCTTTTAAGTGCTGCTACGGCAGTTTCCAACTCTCCTCGGATATTATATCAACTTGCTTTAGACGATCAGCTTTCTCCTATATTTACATTCGTTTCTCCCCAAGGTGTCCTTGGGCCTGCTATCTTAGTTACCTTTCTACTCAGTCTGCTTTGTCTAAATTTGGGAAATGTACCTCAACTTGTCACCGTAGCAGGCACATGTTATCTCGTGTCGATTATGGGTCTACATCTGGGATTATGGCTGTGTCGGGGCAAACCGCAGGTGTTATGGCCTTGGTGGTCACTTAGTTTTTTCTGTGTAGAAGCAGTAGTTCTAATAGTAGGAGGTTTAGCTTGGAATTGGAGATATTTTTTAGTGGGTTTATTATTACCCATTATTCTGATGATAGGAGATGTAGCGCTACGTCGCTTAAATTTAGAACCATTAGACCTGAAATGGTGGACACAGCATTACAACATTAGGTCTAGTAGAAACAACCAAGATTTTGTGGTACTACAGGTAATTGTCCTAGTATCATTAATTTGTATTACTGCTACTAGCAGTTGGCTTATCCGCGATTTATTAGACAAAAATTATCATAACATTCATAATTCTTTGCTAGCTATCCTGTTAGTAACACTTTCTGTTGCAGGGGTTGCGATCGCTTGCTGGACAACCTTACCACAAATTGTTGCTATTGATGATGCACGCAAACAAGCAAAGAGCCTATTTATTACTACTCTCGATACCATCCCTGATACTGTTTTAGTCTTAGATGAAAACGGTAAAATTTGTCAGACAAATGCTGCTGCTGAAGAATTATTTCAAACAACTATTCAGCAGCTAATTGGCAAAAAATTGAATCAACTCTTAGTTAGCTATTGCGGCAAACCAGAGCAATGGTCAATAAGAAGTGAGCAAACCTTAAAAATCAACCAAGGTCTACTAATTGTTGAATCGACTATTTCACAGCCATTTAATTCCCAGCTACGAGAGTATGTTGTTATTATCCGTGATATCACTAAGCGTAAGTTAGTAGAAAAAGAATTAGTTCAGTATCGTCATCAGCTTGAGCAGATGGTTCTAGAACGCACCGTTGAACTTATTAGAGTGAATCAACAACTTGAGCAAGACATTATCAAACGTCAACAAGCACAAGATCAATTACTGCACAATAGTCTTCATGACGGGCTAACAGGATTACCTAATCAACGGTTATTTTTGGAGCGAGTGCAGCAAGCAATAGAACGTAATCAAGAGCAAAATAAATATTTATTTGCCGTACTCTTCTTAGACTTAGACCGTTTTAAAGTTGTTAATGACAGCCTTGGACATCTATTAGGAAATAAACTTTTAATTGAAATTTCTCACCGATTAAAATCAGTTCTGCGAGTTGGAGACATAGTTGCCCGTTTCGGTGGGGATGAATTCACAATTTTAATTGAAGAAATTGAGGATATCAGCACTGCCATACAGGTAGCCGAGCGAATTAAAAAAGTGCTAGCTTTACCATTTCAATTAAATGAGCATAGAGTGTTTACTAATGCTAGTATTGGCATCGCTTTAAGTAGAGCAGATTATGAGCAAGCAGCGCAGATTCTCCGCGATGCCGATGTAGCAATGTACTGCGCCAAATCACTTGGTAAAGCACGCTATGAAGTCTTTGACGGAAAAATGCATGAGGGTGCATCTTTACTCTTGGAGTTAGAAACTGCTCTGCGAAATGCACTGCTCAAACCAGAAGAATTTTGCCTTGATTACCAGCCAATTATTTCACTGACAACTGGTAAAATTATTGGATTTGAGGCACTGATACGTTGGCATCATCCAGAACGAGGGCTTGTTTCTCCTCAAGATTTTATTCCCCTGGCAGAAGAAACTGGAATGATTGTTAGTATCGGGCAATGGGTGCTTTATGAAGCCTGTCATCAAATGCACAAATGGCATATACAATTTCCTAGCTCATTACCTTTGACAATGAGCGTTAATTTTTCTGGTAAACAAATCACCCAACCTGATGTGTTTAAACAAGTTAAACATATTTTAGACCAAACTGGACTGAACCCATGCACTTTGAAACTGGAGATTACTGAAACCTTGTTGATGGATAATTTTGAATTAGCTACCACCGTACTTTCCCAGTTAACAGCGATGAATGTCGAGTTGCACATGGATGATTTTGGTACTGGCTATTCATCTTTGAATTATCTGCACCGCCTACCAATCAAAACCCTTAAGATTGACCGTTCTTTTGTCAGTAATATAGGCAGTCGAGGAGAAAATTTAGAAATTATTCGAGCTATTGTGACATTAGCTCATAATTTAAATATGTCTGTAACAGCAGAAGGCATAGAAACTGTAGAGCAATTAGCACAACTGAAGGCTTTACAATGTGATTATGGACAAGGGTACTTTTTCTTACCAGCTATGGAAAGTGCAGAAGTAGAAACATTACTTGCTGCTAACTTGTGTAATAAAAACTTTTTAAAGAGATAA
- a CDS encoding ParA family protein, producing MGYIIATANMKGGVGKTTLTVNLATCLAKNHGKRVLVLDLDSQISATLSLMSPLDFAKRRKQSKTFRYLIDQVINPEPEAKLTIKDIIQSQVCNLPGLDLLPGDIDLYDEFVVSEMLHQQATALGEQDFETIWNRFERVLINNILKTVRQEYDFILLDCAPGYNLLTRSALAASDFYILPAKPEPLSVVGIQLLERRIAQLKDSHGNETKIDIKMLGIVFSMSSANLLTGRYYKQVMHRVVEDFGVEKICKVQIPVDVNVAKAVDSFMPAVLNAPQSGGSKAFFQLTQELLQKL from the coding sequence ATGGGATATATAATTGCTACTGCAAATATGAAAGGTGGCGTTGGTAAAACCACCCTCACTGTCAACTTAGCTACCTGTTTAGCTAAAAATCATGGTAAACGGGTGCTTGTCCTTGATTTAGACAGCCAAATTAGCGCCACACTCAGTTTGATGTCACCTTTAGATTTTGCCAAGCGTCGTAAACAAAGTAAGACATTTAGGTATCTGATCGATCAAGTTATCAATCCAGAACCAGAAGCAAAATTGACAATTAAAGATATCATTCAATCCCAGGTTTGTAATCTTCCCGGATTGGATTTATTACCAGGAGATATTGACTTATATGATGAATTTGTTGTCTCAGAAATGCTGCATCAGCAAGCAACTGCTTTGGGTGAACAAGACTTTGAAACAATTTGGAATCGCTTTGAGAGAGTCTTAATCAATAATATTTTAAAAACTGTACGTCAAGAATATGATTTTATTCTCTTGGATTGTGCGCCTGGATATAATTTATTGACTCGTAGCGCTTTAGCTGCAAGTGATTTTTACATACTTCCTGCTAAACCAGAACCTTTATCTGTAGTGGGTATTCAACTACTAGAAAGACGCATTGCCCAATTAAAAGACAGTCACGGAAATGAAACCAAAATAGATATCAAAATGCTGGGAATTGTATTTAGCATGTCTAGCGCTAACCTTCTCACTGGCAGATACTATAAACAAGTGATGCACCGCGTTGTTGAAGATTTCGGTGTAGAAAAAATTTGTAAGGTACAAATACCAGTTGATGTCAATGTTGCTAAGGCTGTTGATAGTTTTATGCCAGCTGTTTTAAATGCTCCTCAATCAGGTGGCTCAAAAGCGTTCTTTCAGTTAACTCAGGAGTTGTTGCAAAAGCTATAG
- a CDS encoding homospermidine biosynthesis protein, protein MSKQLGQKIAPTPISNDINVVDLIDQYFTAYNSARLREICQLLSRDVLTEGVTVGVSLSGAMTPAGFGVSALAPLIRNGFIDWMISTGANLYHDMHYGLGFELFAGNPFLDDVKLRQEGTIRIYDIIFGYDVLLETDAFIRKILQGEAFQKRMGTAEFHHLLGKYVREVEKQLGVQHSCLLATAYEYGVPIYTSSPGDSSIGMNVAALALEGSQLVLDPSIDVNETAAIAYNARESGGKSAAVILGGGSPKNFLLQTQPQLHEVLGLEERGHDYFVQFTDARPDTGGLSGATPSEAVSWGKIDPEELPNTIVCYTDSTIALPLVTAYVLNKCEPRPLKRVYDKREAILDKLQKDYLAAKTQSSDQIPTAVAESAQKQTATYPCGRLIPNT, encoded by the coding sequence ATGTCTAAACAGCTGGGTCAAAAAATCGCACCTACACCTATATCAAATGATATCAATGTGGTGGATTTGATTGATCAATACTTTACCGCTTACAACTCAGCGCGGTTGCGGGAAATCTGCCAACTATTGAGTCGTGATGTGCTAACGGAAGGTGTGACAGTGGGAGTTAGCCTTTCCGGTGCGATGACGCCAGCAGGATTCGGGGTTTCAGCACTTGCACCCTTAATTCGCAACGGCTTTATTGACTGGATGATTAGCACTGGTGCAAATCTTTACCACGATATGCACTACGGTTTAGGTTTTGAACTTTTTGCTGGTAATCCGTTTTTGGATGATGTGAAACTGCGCCAGGAAGGCACTATTCGCATTTATGACATTATCTTTGGTTACGATGTGCTGCTGGAAACTGATGCGTTCATCCGCAAGATTTTGCAAGGGGAAGCGTTTCAGAAGCGGATGGGAACTGCTGAGTTTCACCATTTATTAGGTAAATATGTTCGGGAAGTAGAAAAGCAGTTGGGTGTACAACATTCGTGTTTGCTTGCTACAGCTTATGAGTATGGCGTGCCTATATATACGTCTTCTCCAGGAGATAGTTCAATTGGAATGAATGTGGCGGCTTTGGCTCTGGAAGGTTCGCAATTGGTGTTAGATCCATCAATTGACGTAAATGAAACGGCTGCGATCGCATATAATGCCCGTGAATCTGGAGGTAAAAGTGCGGCTGTAATTCTTGGTGGCGGTAGTCCCAAAAACTTTTTGCTCCAAACCCAACCGCAACTTCACGAAGTATTGGGGCTAGAAGAACGAGGACACGATTACTTTGTGCAGTTTACCGATGCGCGTCCTGATACAGGCGGTTTGTCTGGAGCAACCCCATCGGAAGCTGTCAGTTGGGGTAAGATTGACCCGGAAGAGTTACCTAACACTATTGTTTGTTATACCGATAGTACGATCGCTCTACCATTGGTGACAGCATACGTCTTGAACAAATGCGAGCCTCGTCCACTAAAGCGTGTATACGACAAGCGAGAAGCCATTTTGGATAAACTGCAAAAAGACTATCTAGCAGCCAAAACCCAATCATCGGATCAAATTCCAACAGCAGTGGCTGAAAGTGCCCAAAAGCAAACAGCGACTTATCCTTGTGGGCGGTTGATTCCGAATACTTAG